One window of Desulfarculus baarsii DSM 2075 genomic DNA carries:
- the hslV gene encoding ATP-dependent protease subunit HslV has protein sequence MTPSAEVRSTTVLALKKDGKVVMAGDGQVTMGQTVVKATARKVRRLHNGRVLAGFAGATADAFTLFERLEGKLEAHSGQLPRAAVELAKDWRTDKMLRRLEALLIAADREHLLIISGSGDVIDPEEGVAAIGSGGPYALAAARALMAHSPLDPERIVRAAMDVAADICIYTNHQIVVEAL, from the coding sequence ATGACGCCAAGCGCTGAGGTTCGTTCGACGACAGTGCTTGCCCTGAAAAAAGACGGCAAGGTGGTCATGGCCGGCGACGGCCAGGTGACCATGGGCCAGACCGTGGTCAAGGCCACCGCCCGCAAGGTGCGGCGGCTGCACAACGGCCGTGTGCTGGCCGGTTTCGCCGGGGCCACGGCCGACGCCTTCACGCTCTTCGAGCGCCTGGAAGGCAAGCTGGAGGCCCACTCGGGCCAGTTGCCCCGGGCGGCGGTGGAGTTGGCCAAGGACTGGCGCACCGACAAGATGTTGCGCCGTCTGGAGGCCCTGCTCATAGCCGCCGACCGCGAGCATCTGCTGATCATCTCCGGCTCGGGCGATGTGATCGACCCCGAGGAAGGCGTGGCGGCCATCGGCTCCGGCGGGCCCTACGCCCTGGCCGCGGCCAGGGCCCTGATGGCCCACAGCCCGCTGGATCCCGAACGGATCGTGCGGGCGGCCATGGATGTGGCCGCCGATATTTGCATTTACACCAACCACCAGATCGTGGTGGAGGCGCTTTAG
- a CDS encoding aspartate aminotransferase family protein, protein MTSQEKIDQYVMQTYGRFPVTFVRGEGCLLWDDQGKSYIDFLAGIAVCGLGHANPEVAEAVCAQAKKLLHVSNLFYTEPQARVAELLVQNSFADRVFFCNSGAEANEGALKLSRLWGKAFKDGAHEVVTIQGSFHGRTIATLSATGQEKIQKGYDPLVSRFKYAPWGDLEAITAAVDEKVCAVMLEPILGEGGVVPPPEGYLPAVRRLCDKTGTMLIFDEIQTGLGRTGKLFAHEHFGVKPDVMTLAKGLGNGLPVGAVCATSEAAALFQPGSHATTFGAGPLIMEAARVVLETLLRPGFLERVQQAGKKLRKGLEGLCQKYPGHKLEARGLGLMRALILPTPGATVVKKMLQRGFVINCTQDKILRFVPPLIIEDAHIDALIGALDEMLAAGEIAAG, encoded by the coding sequence ATGACCAGCCAGGAAAAAATAGACCAATACGTCATGCAGACCTACGGCCGGTTCCCGGTGACCTTCGTGCGGGGTGAGGGCTGTCTGCTGTGGGACGACCAGGGCAAAAGCTACATCGACTTTTTGGCCGGCATCGCCGTTTGCGGCCTGGGTCACGCCAATCCCGAGGTGGCCGAGGCCGTCTGCGCCCAGGCCAAAAAGCTTTTGCATGTCAGCAACCTGTTCTACACCGAGCCCCAGGCCAGGGTGGCCGAGCTTCTGGTGCAGAACTCCTTTGCCGACCGGGTGTTTTTCTGCAACTCCGGAGCCGAGGCCAACGAGGGGGCGCTCAAGCTCTCGCGGCTGTGGGGCAAGGCCTTCAAGGACGGGGCCCACGAGGTGGTGACGATCCAGGGCTCGTTCCACGGCCGGACCATAGCCACCCTCAGCGCCACGGGCCAAGAGAAAATCCAGAAAGGCTACGACCCCCTGGTCAGCCGCTTCAAATACGCGCCGTGGGGCGACCTGGAGGCGATCACCGCGGCGGTGGACGAAAAAGTCTGCGCGGTGATGCTGGAGCCGATCCTGGGCGAGGGCGGGGTGGTCCCGCCGCCGGAGGGCTATCTGCCGGCCGTGCGGCGGCTGTGCGACAAGACCGGCACCATGCTCATCTTTGATGAAATCCAGACCGGCCTGGGCCGGACAGGCAAGCTTTTCGCCCACGAGCACTTCGGCGTCAAACCCGACGTGATGACCCTGGCCAAGGGCCTGGGCAACGGCCTGCCCGTGGGCGCGGTCTGCGCCACCAGCGAGGCCGCGGCGCTGTTCCAGCCGGGCAGCCACGCCACCACTTTCGGGGCCGGGCCGCTGATCATGGAGGCGGCGCGGGTGGTGCTGGAGACTTTACTGCGGCCCGGCTTCTTGGAGCGGGTGCAGCAGGCGGGCAAAAAGCTGCGCAAGGGCCTGGAAGGCCTCTGTCAGAAATACCCCGGCCACAAGCTGGAGGCCAGGGGTCTGGGCCTGATGCGGGCGTTGATTTTGCCCACGCCGGGGGCGACGGTGGTCAAAAAGATGCTGCAGCGGGGTTTTGTCATCAACTGCACCCAGGACAAGATTCTGCGCTTCGTGCCGCCGCTGATCATCGAGGACGCCCACATCGACGCGCTGATCGGCGCGCTGGACGAAATGCTGGCGGCCGGCGAAATCGCGGCCGGTTAA
- the argF gene encoding ornithine carbamoyltransferase, protein MIQLTTKHLLTIRDLTAQEVLGLIERARQLKAGWRGGYRPTPLAGKSVAMIFEKPSTRTRVSFEVGVFQLGGKALFIASRDSQISRSEPLRDTARVLSRYVDGIVVRTFGHEVVEDLARFGDVPVINALTDRYHPCQVLGDLQTVAEYKGEVRDQVYAWIGDGNNMAHSWIEAAAVLGLRLRLACPEGYDPDPEIVAQARARGADILLTREPDEAASGATVINTDVWASMGQEDEAKGRAEAFGGFTVDGRLMSLAAREAIVLHCLPAHRGEEISDEVMEGPQSAIWDEAENRLHMQKAIMEALLGPRP, encoded by the coding sequence ATGATTCAGCTTACGACCAAACATCTGCTGACCATCAGAGACCTCACGGCCCAGGAAGTGCTGGGCCTGATCGAACGGGCCCGGCAACTCAAGGCCGGCTGGCGGGGCGGCTATCGGCCCACGCCCCTGGCCGGCAAGAGCGTGGCCATGATCTTTGAAAAACCTTCGACCCGCACCAGGGTCTCGTTCGAGGTGGGCGTTTTTCAGCTTGGCGGCAAGGCGTTGTTCATCGCCTCGCGCGATAGCCAGATATCGCGTTCCGAGCCTCTGCGCGACACGGCCCGGGTGCTCAGCCGCTACGTGGACGGCATTGTCGTGCGCACCTTTGGCCACGAGGTGGTCGAGGATTTGGCGCGCTTTGGCGACGTTCCGGTGATCAACGCCCTCACCGACCGTTATCATCCCTGCCAGGTGCTGGGCGATCTGCAAACCGTGGCCGAATACAAAGGCGAGGTGCGCGACCAGGTCTACGCCTGGATCGGCGATGGCAACAACATGGCCCATTCGTGGATCGAAGCCGCCGCCGTTTTGGGGCTGCGCTTGCGCCTGGCCTGCCCCGAGGGCTACGACCCCGATCCAGAGATCGTGGCCCAGGCCCGGGCCAGGGGCGCCGATATTCTGCTGACCCGCGAGCCCGACGAGGCCGCCAGCGGGGCCACGGTGATCAACACCGACGTCTGGGCCTCCATGGGCCAGGAGGACGAGGCCAAGGGCCGGGCCGAGGCCTTTGGCGGCTTCACGGTCGACGGGCGGCTGATGTCGCTGGCGGCCAGGGAGGCCATTGTCCTGCACTGCCTGCCGGCCCACCGCGGCGAGGAGATCAGCGACGAGGTGATGGAAGGGCCCCAGTCGGCCATCTGGGACGAGGCCGAAAATCGCCTGCACATGCAAAAGGCGATCATGGAGGCCCTGCTGGGCCCACGGCCTTAG
- the argH gene encoding argininosuccinate lyase, producing the protein MAESKQHKLWGGRFAENTHQMMERINASIDFDKRLYRQDIAGSKAHAAMLARQGVISAADEAAIQAGLDQVLAEIEAGQMAWRQSLEDIHTHVESRLAQIIGAPAGRLHTGRSRNDQVATDLRLWVLEAGRELDQALAEYQRALVALAEKHVDSIMPGYTHLQRAQPVVLAHHLLAYVEMAWRDRGRLADCLGRAAISPLGAAALAGTTFPLDPRSVAEALGFEGVFANSLDAVSDRDFAAEFIFVLGLVQVHLSRLAEELIIWSTSEFGFVTLSDAFSTGSSIMPQKKNPDAAELIRGKTGRVLGDLVGILTVLKGLPLAYNKDMQEDKEPVFDAHDTVMDCLRVMSPMLADLTVRADRLAQAVGGGFLNATELADYLAERGAPFRLAHEATGRAVRLAEAGDRGLEDLTLDELRDCCGGLAVDIDQTVYQALKPERAVDRRTSPGGTARANVERALKEARKRLWPEA; encoded by the coding sequence GTGGCTGAAAGCAAACAACATAAGCTGTGGGGTGGCCGTTTCGCGGAAAACACCCACCAGATGATGGAGCGCATCAACGCCTCCATCGACTTCGACAAGCGGCTCTATCGCCAGGACATCGCCGGCTCCAAGGCCCACGCGGCCATGCTGGCCCGCCAGGGCGTCATCTCGGCGGCCGACGAAGCGGCCATCCAGGCCGGTCTGGACCAAGTCCTGGCCGAGATCGAGGCCGGCCAGATGGCTTGGCGACAAAGCCTGGAGGACATCCACACCCACGTGGAGTCGCGCCTGGCCCAGATCATCGGCGCGCCGGCCGGCCGTCTGCACACGGGCCGTTCGCGCAACGACCAGGTGGCCACCGATCTGCGCCTTTGGGTGCTGGAGGCCGGCCGCGAGTTGGACCAGGCCCTGGCCGAATATCAGCGGGCCCTGGTCGCGCTGGCCGAAAAACACGTGGACTCGATCATGCCCGGCTACACCCATCTGCAACGGGCCCAGCCGGTGGTGTTGGCCCACCATCTGTTGGCCTACGTGGAGATGGCTTGGCGCGATCGCGGCCGTTTGGCCGACTGCCTGGGCCGCGCGGCCATCTCGCCGCTGGGCGCGGCGGCCCTGGCCGGCACGACCTTTCCGTTGGACCCGCGCTCGGTGGCCGAGGCGCTGGGCTTCGAGGGCGTTTTCGCCAACTCCCTCGACGCCGTCAGCGACAGAGACTTTGCCGCCGAGTTCATTTTTGTGCTAGGACTGGTGCAGGTGCATCTTTCGCGCCTGGCCGAGGAACTGATAATCTGGTCGACCAGCGAATTCGGTTTTGTCACGCTTTCGGACGCCTTCAGCACGGGCAGCTCGATCATGCCCCAAAAGAAGAATCCCGACGCGGCCGAGCTGATTCGCGGCAAGACCGGCCGGGTGCTGGGCGACTTGGTCGGCATCCTCACCGTGCTCAAGGGCTTGCCGCTTGCATACAACAAAGACATGCAAGAAGACAAGGAGCCGGTGTTCGACGCCCACGACACCGTCATGGACTGCCTGCGGGTGATGAGCCCCATGCTGGCGGACCTGACGGTGCGCGCCGATCGGCTGGCCCAGGCGGTCGGCGGCGGTTTTTTGAACGCCACCGAGTTGGCCGATTATCTGGCCGAACGGGGCGCGCCCTTCCGGCTGGCTCATGAGGCCACGGGGCGGGCGGTGCGCTTGGCCGAGGCCGGCGACCGCGGCCTGGAGGATCTGACCCTGGACGAGCTGCGGGACTGCTGTGGCGGCCTGGCGGTTGATATTGACCAAACGGTTTACCAGGCCCTCAAGCCGGAGAGGGCGGTGGACCGGCGAACCAGCCCCGGGGGGACCGCCCGGGCGAACGTGGAACGGGCTCTCAAGGAGGCGAGGAAGCGCTTATGGCCAGAAGCTTGA
- the hslU gene encoding ATP-dependent protease ATPase subunit HslU: MAQLTPRQIVAELDKYVIGQDQAKRSVAIALRNRWRRRQVPEELRDEIAPKNILMMGPTGVGKTEIARRLAKMADAPFFKVEASKFTEVGYMGRDVESMIRDLVELAVNMVKNAERERVREKAQELAEERLLDILLPPRQLAHDGKDLDESSHLELVRDSEENPTRAKLRKLLREGKLSERYVDLELDAAKPSGPMVEIFSAGGMEDLEMNLREMLGSVFPKQPKRRKVKVPEALELLANAEAAKLIDMDKVVEEALAKVEQEGMIFLDEIDKIATREHSGRGPDVSREGVQRDLLPLVEGSTVNTKYGMVKTDHILFIAAGAFHMSKPSDLIPELQGRFPIRVELEALTPEDFVRILTEPENALTTQYKALMATEGLELEFLPESIEAIAQIAGRVNQSTENIGARRLHTVMEKLLEEVAFNAPDMAGVRLSVDAAYVRQRLEAISVDTDLSRYIL; this comes from the coding sequence ATGGCTCAACTGACCCCCCGGCAGATCGTGGCCGAGCTGGATAAATACGTCATCGGCCAGGATCAGGCCAAGCGCTCCGTGGCCATCGCCCTGCGCAACCGCTGGCGGCGGCGGCAGGTGCCCGAGGAGCTGCGCGACGAGATCGCGCCCAAAAATATTTTGATGATGGGCCCCACCGGCGTGGGCAAGACCGAAATCGCCAGGCGGCTGGCCAAGATGGCCGACGCGCCCTTTTTCAAGGTCGAGGCCAGCAAGTTCACCGAGGTGGGCTACATGGGCCGCGACGTGGAGTCGATGATCCGCGACTTGGTCGAACTGGCCGTGAACATGGTCAAAAACGCCGAGCGCGAGCGGGTGCGCGAAAAGGCCCAGGAACTGGCCGAGGAGCGGCTGCTGGACATCCTGCTGCCGCCGCGTCAGTTGGCCCACGACGGCAAGGACTTGGACGAATCGTCCCACCTGGAGCTTGTCCGCGACTCGGAGGAAAACCCCACCAGGGCCAAGCTGCGCAAGCTCCTGCGCGAGGGCAAACTCAGCGAGCGTTACGTGGACCTGGAGCTGGACGCGGCCAAGCCCAGCGGGCCCATGGTCGAGATTTTCAGCGCCGGCGGCATGGAAGACCTGGAGATGAACCTGCGCGAGATGCTGGGCAGCGTCTTTCCCAAGCAGCCCAAGCGGCGCAAGGTCAAGGTGCCCGAGGCCTTGGAGCTGTTGGCCAACGCCGAGGCGGCCAAGCTCATCGACATGGATAAGGTGGTGGAGGAGGCCCTGGCCAAGGTGGAGCAGGAAGGCATGATCTTCCTCGACGAGATCGACAAGATCGCCACCCGCGAGCACTCCGGCCGGGGGCCCGACGTCAGCCGCGAGGGCGTGCAGCGCGACCTGCTGCCCCTGGTTGAGGGCTCGACGGTCAACACCAAATACGGCATGGTCAAGACCGACCACATCTTGTTCATCGCCGCCGGGGCCTTTCACATGTCCAAGCCCTCGGACCTGATCCCCGAGTTGCAGGGGCGTTTTCCGATCAGGGTCGAGTTGGAGGCGCTGACGCCCGAGGACTTCGTGCGCATCCTCACCGAGCCGGAAAACGCCCTGACCACGCAGTACAAGGCGCTGATGGCCACCGAGGGCCTTGAGCTGGAGTTTTTGCCCGAATCCATCGAGGCCATCGCCCAGATCGCCGGCCGGGTCAACCAGTCCACCGAGAACATCGGTGCCAGGCGTCTGCACACGGTGATGGAAAAGCTCTTGGAGGAAGTGGCTTTCAACGCCCCGGACATGGCGGGCGTGCGCCTGTCGGTGGACGCCGCCTATGTTCGCCAGCGCCTGGAGGCCATCAGCGTCGATACCGACCTGAGCCGTTATATATTGTAG
- the lysA gene encoding diaminopimelate decarboxylase yields the protein MDLFEYRDGVLHAEGVSLTEIAQAVGTPTYVYAQSAMRAEFAAFQEAFAGLDHLICYAMKANSNKAVLGSFAAMGGGADIVSGGELARALAAGVPAERIVYSGVGKLDWELEAALKAGILMFNVESAQELTVLDQIAGRLGLKAPVSLRVNPDVDAKTHPKITTGLAKNKFGLDMGLAFAQYLHAARLPNLVVKGVSCHIGSQLTEVAPFVDALERLADLVQRLRREGLRLEIIDLGGGIGIRYNQETPPTPREYAARLRPVLEGLGLKLVLEPGRRLVGEAGVLLTRVHYAKTTPAKHFVVVDAAMNDLIRPAFYDSFHAVRPVAQNAGNGQRLVADVVGGICETGDFLVRERDLPVLRRGDLLAIMSAGAYGFAMSSQYNSRPRAAEVLVCGQEWAVVRRRESIEDLSRGEELAPWMI from the coding sequence ATGGATTTGTTCGAATATCGAGACGGCGTTTTGCACGCCGAAGGCGTCAGCTTGACCGAAATCGCCCAGGCCGTCGGCACGCCGACCTATGTCTACGCCCAGTCGGCCATGCGCGCCGAATTCGCGGCCTTTCAAGAGGCCTTCGCCGGCCTGGATCATCTGATCTGCTACGCCATGAAGGCCAACAGCAACAAGGCCGTGCTGGGTTCCTTCGCGGCCATGGGCGGCGGGGCCGACATCGTCAGCGGCGGCGAACTGGCCCGGGCCCTGGCCGCCGGCGTGCCAGCCGAGCGCATCGTCTATTCCGGCGTGGGCAAGCTGGACTGGGAACTGGAAGCCGCCCTCAAGGCCGGCATTCTGATGTTCAATGTCGAAAGCGCCCAGGAACTAACCGTCCTAGACCAGATCGCCGGCCGCCTGGGCCTGAAGGCCCCGGTCAGCCTGCGCGTCAATCCCGACGTCGACGCCAAGACCCACCCCAAGATCACCACCGGCCTGGCCAAGAACAAGTTCGGCCTGGACATGGGCCTGGCCTTTGCGCAATACCTGCACGCGGCTCGACTGCCCAATCTGGTGGTCAAGGGCGTCTCTTGCCACATCGGCAGCCAGCTTACCGAGGTTGCGCCCTTTGTCGACGCCCTGGAACGCCTGGCCGACCTGGTCCAGCGCCTGCGCCGCGAGGGCCTGCGCCTGGAAATAATCGACTTGGGCGGTGGGATTGGCATAAGATACAATCAAGAGACGCCACCCACGCCCAGGGAGTACGCCGCCCGCCTGCGACCTGTCTTGGAGGGCCTGGGGCTCAAGCTGGTGCTGGAGCCTGGCCGGCGGCTGGTGGGCGAGGCCGGCGTGTTGCTGACGCGGGTCCACTACGCCAAAACCACCCCAGCCAAGCACTTTGTGGTGGTGGACGCGGCCATGAACGACCTGATCCGACCGGCGTTTTATGATTCGTTCCACGCCGTGCGGCCGGTGGCGCAAAACGCCGGCAACGGCCAGCGGCTGGTGGCCGACGTGGTGGGCGGCATCTGCGAGACCGGCGACTTTTTGGTGCGCGAGCGCGATCTGCCCGTGCTGCGCCGGGGTGATCTGCTGGCGATCATGAGCGCCGGGGCCTATGGTTTCGCCATGAGCAGCCAATACAATTCGCGGCCCAGGGCCGCCGAGGTGCTGGTTTGCGGTCAGGAATGGGCCGTGGTGCGCCGACGCGAATCGATCGAAGACCTCAGCCGCGGCGAGGAACTTGCCCCATGGATGATATAG
- a CDS encoding fibronectin type III domain-containing protein — protein MARSLTKFGGLSVILATAVLLVGCGIKGNPTPRSEVAPAQVTDLKADSLANGVEVSFSVPQRGKPDLAIETVRLYYGYLPVGGDPDCPPCPPKLRQHHDFDLKDDAGGVSSLMKGGRFAYLDAEAPMNMQAVYGVVLIDAAGRQSPQSAPARVLRVEPSAAPTGLWATPGDGRVGIAWQPVATLIGGQPCDDVIGYLIWRKDESGEKLLNSVPIKARRFLDRTARNGANYAYRVQSARGIGGVVAPGEFSDWVDATPKDAKAPEAPGDVSAVSQAEGVFVNFRPSPDRDVQGYLIFRRVDDAEANWVQITELVKDTYYTDSGVEIGARYFYKVLAIDASGNRSEMSVEADVLHKP, from the coding sequence ATGGCCAGAAGCTTGACGAAATTTGGCGGCCTTTCGGTGATCCTGGCGACGGCGGTTTTGCTGGTCGGCTGCGGCATAAAGGGCAATCCCACGCCCCGCTCCGAGGTGGCGCCGGCCCAGGTCACGGACCTGAAGGCCGACTCGCTGGCCAACGGCGTGGAGGTCAGCTTCTCGGTGCCCCAGCGTGGAAAACCCGATCTGGCCATCGAAACCGTGCGTCTCTACTATGGCTACCTGCCGGTTGGCGGCGACCCCGACTGCCCGCCGTGCCCGCCCAAACTGCGCCAACATCACGATTTTGACCTCAAGGACGACGCCGGTGGCGTCTCCAGCCTGATGAAGGGCGGCCGTTTCGCCTATCTTGACGCCGAGGCGCCCATGAACATGCAGGCCGTTTACGGCGTGGTGCTCATCGACGCCGCCGGCCGGCAAAGCCCCCAAAGCGCGCCGGCGCGGGTGCTCAGGGTCGAGCCGTCGGCCGCGCCCACCGGCTTGTGGGCCACGCCCGGCGATGGCCGGGTCGGCATCGCCTGGCAGCCAGTGGCAACCCTGATCGGCGGCCAGCCCTGCGACGACGTGATTGGCTATCTGATCTGGCGCAAGGACGAAAGCGGCGAAAAACTCCTCAACAGCGTGCCGATCAAAGCCAGGCGGTTTCTCGACAGAACAGCGCGCAACGGGGCCAATTACGCCTATCGGGTGCAGAGCGCTCGCGGCATCGGCGGGGTGGTCGCGCCGGGCGAATTCAGCGACTGGGTGGACGCGACGCCCAAGGACGCCAAGGCGCCGGAAGCGCCGGGCGACGTCAGCGCCGTTTCGCAGGCCGAAGGCGTGTTCGTCAACTTCCGGCCCAGCCCCGATCGCGACGTGCAGGGCTATCTGATCTTCCGCCGCGTTGACGACGCCGAGGCCAACTGGGTGCAGATCACCGAACTGGTCAAGGACACCTACTACACCGACAGCGGCGTGGAAATCGGCGCGCGCTACTTCTACAAGGTGCTGGCCATCGACGCCAGCGGCAACCGGAGCGAGATGAGCGTGGAGGCCGACGTCCTGCACAAACCATAG
- the argB gene encoding acetylglutamate kinase, whose translation MTTISPSDRGRTLIEALPYINRFAGQTVVIKYGGHAMKDEALKKSFALNVILLRAVGIYPVVVHGGGPQIGQLLDRLSIDCRFVDGMRVTSPEVMNVVQMVLVGQVNTGIVGLINANGGRAVGLNGHDGGLIQASRMTLQRETGHDQPPEIVDLGLVGKVDKVNPQVLHSLEHGNFIPVIAPVGVGPEGESLNINADLVASAVAAGLRASKLILLTDTPGVMDAGGKLLHELTAKEAKLLQGQGVITGGMIPKVNCCLQALERGVERAHIIDGRVANALLLEIFSDQGVGTIFSDR comes from the coding sequence ATGACGACCATCAGCCCTTCGGATAGAGGACGGACGCTGATCGAGGCGTTGCCCTACATCAATCGTTTCGCCGGCCAGACGGTGGTGATCAAATACGGCGGCCACGCCATGAAGGACGAAGCGCTGAAAAAGAGTTTCGCCCTCAACGTCATTTTGCTGCGGGCGGTGGGCATCTATCCGGTGGTGGTCCACGGCGGCGGGCCGCAGATCGGCCAGTTGCTCGACCGCCTGAGCATCGACTGCCGCTTTGTCGACGGCATGCGCGTGACCAGCCCCGAGGTGATGAACGTGGTGCAGATGGTCTTGGTGGGCCAGGTCAACACGGGCATCGTCGGGCTGATCAACGCCAACGGCGGCCGGGCCGTGGGCTTGAACGGCCACGACGGCGGCCTGATCCAGGCCAGCCGCATGACGCTCCAGCGCGAGACCGGCCACGACCAGCCGCCCGAGATCGTCGATCTGGGCCTGGTGGGCAAAGTCGACAAGGTCAACCCCCAGGTGCTGCACTCGCTGGAGCACGGCAATTTCATCCCGGTGATCGCGCCGGTGGGCGTGGGGCCCGAGGGCGAATCGCTTAATATCAACGCCGATCTGGTGGCCTCGGCCGTGGCCGCCGGACTGCGGGCCAGCAAGCTGATTCTGCTGACCGACACCCCCGGCGTCATGGACGCCGGCGGAAAGCTGCTGCACGAACTGACGGCCAAGGAGGCCAAACTTCTGCAAGGGCAGGGCGTCATCACCGGCGGAATGATCCCCAAGGTGAACTGCTGCTTGCAGGCCCTGGAGCGAGGAGTCGAGCGCGCTCACATCATCGACGGCAGGGTGGCCAACGCCTTGCTGCTGGAGATCTTCTCCGATCAGGGCGTCGGCACCATTTTTAGCGACAGATAA
- a CDS encoding argininosuccinate synthase — protein MANDVKSIVLAYSGGLDTSIILKWLQETYDCQVIAFAADLGQGEELEPVREKAIKTGASKVFIDDLREEFARDYVFPMFRANAIYESVYLLGTSIARPLIAKRQIEIALAENADAVAHGATGKGNDQVRFELAYQALAPQVRIIAPWRIWDLNSRESLIAYAQKHGIPVPVTKAKPYSSDRNLLHISFEGGILEDPWAEPPEDMYVLSVSPKDAPDQAEEITLDFEAGDAVAIDGQKLSPAAMLARLNELGGKHGVGRVDLVENRYVGMKSRGVYETPGGTILRQARLAMESLTLDREVLRLRDNLAPKYAEMVYYGYWFSPERALLQSLMDQAAAPVCGQVRLKLYKGNVTISGRRSPGSLYRPDFATFEADTVYNQADATGFIRLNGLRLRIRHALDQLAKK, from the coding sequence ATGGCAAACGACGTCAAGAGCATCGTCCTGGCCTATTCCGGTGGCCTGGACACCTCGATCATCCTCAAGTGGCTCCAGGAGACCTACGACTGCCAGGTCATCGCCTTCGCCGCCGACCTGGGCCAGGGCGAGGAATTGGAGCCGGTGCGCGAAAAGGCCATCAAGACAGGGGCCAGCAAGGTCTTCATCGACGATCTGCGCGAGGAGTTCGCGCGCGATTACGTTTTCCCCATGTTCCGGGCCAACGCCATCTATGAAAGCGTTTATCTGCTGGGCACCTCCATCGCCCGGCCGCTGATCGCCAAGCGCCAGATCGAGATCGCCCTGGCCGAAAACGCCGACGCCGTGGCCCACGGCGCCACCGGCAAGGGCAACGACCAGGTGCGCTTCGAGCTGGCCTATCAGGCCCTGGCCCCCCAGGTGCGCATCATCGCGCCCTGGCGGATCTGGGATCTGAACTCGCGGGAATCGCTGATCGCCTACGCCCAAAAGCACGGCATCCCCGTGCCGGTGACCAAAGCCAAGCCCTATTCCAGTGACCGCAACCTGTTGCACATCAGCTTCGAGGGCGGCATCCTGGAAGACCCCTGGGCCGAGCCGCCCGAGGATATGTACGTGCTGAGCGTCTCGCCCAAGGACGCGCCGGACCAGGCCGAGGAGATCACCCTCGACTTCGAGGCCGGCGACGCGGTGGCCATCGACGGCCAGAAGCTCTCGCCGGCGGCCATGCTGGCGCGCCTCAACGAGTTGGGCGGCAAGCACGGCGTGGGCCGGGTCGATCTGGTGGAAAACCGCTACGTGGGCATGAAGAGCCGTGGCGTCTACGAGACGCCCGGCGGCACGATCCTGCGCCAGGCCCGCCTGGCCATGGAAAGCCTGACCCTCGACCGCGAGGTGCTGCGCCTGCGCGATAATCTGGCCCCCAAGTACGCCGAGATGGTCTATTATGGCTACTGGTTCAGCCCCGAGCGCGCGTTGCTGCAATCGTTGATGGACCAGGCCGCCGCGCCGGTTTGCGGGCAGGTGCGCCTGAAGCTCTACAAGGGCAACGTCACCATCAGCGGCCGGCGTTCGCCGGGCAGCCTCTATCGGCCCGATTTCGCCACCTTCGAGGCCGATACGGTCTACAATCAGGCCGACGCCACGGGCTTCATTCGCTTGAACGGCCTGCGACTGCGCATCCGCCACGCCCTGGACCAGTTGGCCAAGAAGTGA